The following nucleotide sequence is from Glycine max cultivar Williams 82 chromosome 9, Glycine_max_v4.0, whole genome shotgun sequence.
TTCTACTTCTTTGCTACGAAGTCTTGGAACATTACAGCTTTGATTAGGCAGCAGCAAGACGAGCATGTCCTTTATTGATTGGTGTATTATAATTGACTAAATCAAACTTGGAATTGGTATATTGACATCGTTTTTCAacactttcttttttaaagttTCTTTTGCAGGGTCAGCGAAACTAATACTGTTAACTTGGCCTCTATTGGTAGTAAAATATTAGAACTTATAGGAATATAACAAGTTGTTAGGAAGGTTAGTGAAGGATTCATGATCATCATTGAGCATTGATAATACATTAATTCAAACAGCACCAAATATTCCATACTAGATGCAGCCAGATCagattatcttttcttttttcttgtcaaTCTAATTTTTCATGTACTTTTAGGTTGATGATTAGATCATAAAAATAGCACCTTTTAATTAAGAGCGTGTGCCATTTCTGGTGCGTTAAGACCCATCATGTCTTTGATGGTTTGCCTAAGCTGCAAAGGTAGACTGAACCCAACACCTTCACTCGTGGGATGTGATGTGATAACtacttttgacatttttttttttggttttccaagGGTATTTTATTTCTGCACCCTTTGGTCATGAAGCCATGGGTTAAACCCTCCTCACAAATGACTTTTGTATTCCCTTGAAGCACAGTTTACCTACCACTGTTCCTAACCCTTTGTGGGGTTCACTACTTTGACATTTATATCACAATAtcctttatgtattttttttaagaataaatatttatttccttttatattaattattttaaaaatcatatattgaaaGATGATTTTTGATTAgataatagtgtaaaaaaatttaaattattaaactcTTCTTTAAAAGGCTAATTTACTGAGTTACTGAAAGATATTGAGTTTTCATGTATCAGATTAAGTAGTACAGAAGAAACCAAAACGGAGTTCagtttaaatattcaaatacaaGGTGAAATTAAGGAGTAATGTTCCATGTCTTATTAGCAGCAAGGTGGCGTAAGGATTAAACTAGTAAATTTGGCTTTGTCATATATATACCATATTATGTCATTGAGACACACACGCCTACCAAGTCAAAAACCCGAGTTAAATACACTTGTAGGCCAACCCCACCACCTTGTGGTCACTACTGAGTTctgaatattttaaatgaagaaTCAAATTCAGACGCAAAACGCAGCCTGAGAAGAAACCAAGAAAACTGACATAAGGAAGGGTTGCTATTTGGGGGAGGATCAATGAATAATGAGTAATGTCTCCATGCACACACACCAACCATCTCATTATAAATTGCTAAGTTTTTCAACTCATCATCAATTGGCACTTTTTGCTTCAGAATGAATGCTTGAGGTTGAGGAGAACCAGAACCAGAAGCATGAATCAACTTGGTGGTGTTAGCGTTATCCTTCTGGTTCTCTCAGTCTTGTGTTTCCATGTTAGAGCACAGACTTCTGCACCTTCTTCAGGAGATGCTGTCTCCAATTTCCAGCCAAGCCTTGCTGTTGTCATAGGAATCCTTGGTGTCATGTTCTTACTGACATTCTTTCTTCTCATGTATGCAAAATTCTGTCATCGCCGCCATGGCGGCGCTTCGGCCGTTGGAGACTCAGAAAATCAACTTACTTTTGTGAGATCAAGGTCTAGATTCtcaggaattgacaagactgtCATAGAATCACTCCCCTTCTTCAGATTCTCTGCACTCAAAGGGTTAAAGGAAGGGCTGGAGTGTGCAGTGTGCTTATCAAAGTTTGAAGATGTTGAAATTCTGAGACTTGTACCAAAGTGCAAGCATGCTTTTCATATTGATTGCATAGACCACTGGCTTGAAAAGCACTCTACCTGTCCTATTTGCAGGCACAGAGTCAACCCTGAGGACCACACAACCTTCACATATTCAAACAGTTTAAGGATGTTAGCAGGTGAGGAATCTAACATAGAGATCTTGGTTCAGAGAGAAGAGGAAGAGCATCATGGTTCATCAAGATTCAGTGTAATTGGAAGCAGCAGCTTTCGGAAAACGGTCAAGGAAGAAGAATTACTCATCCAAAAAGGAGCAGAAGATAGTGATGGTAACCAGAAAGGGTATCATAAACACAACCACAGGATTACTATATCTGATGTTGTGTTCAAGCACAGGTGGAGCAACGTGAGTTCTTCAGACCTTATGTTTCTGAATTCGGAGATGCTCAATGATACATCAAGCAACAGATTCAGCAGCAACCTGGAATCAATTACAAGAGGGGTAGTGGTGGAAAATGAGCAAATTATGAACATCAAGGAGGAGATGGAGAGGAAGATTTCCTTTGAGAACAAAGTTGTTGGTGCACTAAACAACATCGTTTCAGATCATAAGGAAGATCCTCCTTTTACATCAGATTCTGCACCAAAGTATGTGAACCCGGGTGAGAAAAGGTCAATGTCAGAAATCACTGCTGTTTCTAGATTTGGAGATTTAGGCATGAAAATGAGGGTCTTGAAGGATTCTGATTCCCTTCAAAACAACCTTAAAGAGGAAAGAATGAGGCAGATTTGGTTTCCAATTGCCAGAAGAACAGCTCAATGGTTTGTgaatagagaagaaagaaggtCTCTGCAATCTCAGAATAATAAACAACAGCCATTAGATGTATAATCCAATCCAATCCAACCTTCCCGAGGTACACATGTTTGGTTTCATTCCTTGATTAACAACTACATGTAGATTTCAGGctgtttttttgttgattagTATATAGTTAAGTAAAGCAGGTACCGGTTCcttgttttttgtttcaatctctctaattttttaattcttatgatCCGCATAAAAACTTTGTTAATCTTTCTATGACAGAAAATTTAAGGACCCCTCGTGACCAGAATAATAGAAACACTTGTAGACTTAATTgtgtcttctttttcatttcctaATCAAATTTTCTATTGATTTTCAACAAGAATTATAGAAGACAGCTTCATGCCGCTGTGCTCGATCAATAATGTTGTGTATATGTGTGTTAgccatttaatttaaatatggtCATCTTGGTCATATTGTATATATCTCTTTCTCTTCCATTCTCTTTTGCTCAACACATAAACATTGCACATTATTAACAACTAAACTTAGGAACAATTAGCTGAATACCACATTGGGTTCATTAATCAAACAAGTTCTTTTTCTTTAGCTCTTCTGATTAAGCAAGAGGAAAAAATGGATCAATAACCCGAAAAAGTTCAATAAACTAAAACACTAAAATTTGATTGAGcaagttaatttttatatgctTAACCAATCCTTAAACTTCCAACCCCTCCAAAGTTTTGCACCTCTTCTCTTCAATTTTTCCTCCAATGGATTAAATCTAATAACCAAAGGCAAATTGCCAATTAACCAATTTGTAGCCGGTCAaccaatagaaaaataaaactaattaagtCTGTAATTTATGTCATTAGGTTGAATAATGGCATATAATATGTATAAACTCCAGAAGGTTTTCAAAGTGAGTGGTAGTTTTTGTCAGTTTCTTCTGTCTGAAGTGTGCATATTAATTCATGGCGCAAGACATGCAATACAATACGCAAGAAAAATAAGTCCTATCCCATTGTCTTAATGGCAAAATAAAGGATGCCATTGCCAAATGTGACCTCAGCAATTACATCAGCCAGTTTTTTACACACTTTGTCTGCTATGTcaatagtttttgtattatgcAGCATGAGTCAGCTAGGTACTTACAAAGACAAGGTGCTTATATGGTGcagaatttttttactttaagagtaTTTTATAGAAGACAAGAGGGCTGTTTTTGATCGTCAATCCGTCATGATAGATTAATTGTTAACATtatcttatataaatattattaacatttgTCAATGTAGTTTAATATTAGTTACATTTTTTAAGGGGTAGGTCTCCTTATAGGCATTatcagattaaaatattttggttGGGAGTATGGGGGAAAGCgattaaataataaacaaagtttAAAACCGGAAATAATTACATGTGCCTAGCTATCAGGCATGTGATGACATGATGATGAAGTTAGTCATCTCGATGTTATTATGTTCTTTTAAGTGACCTTGATTGGCTAAGCTGTAGGGTATAATTTGTAAGTACAAGGATTTGATTGTCGAAgtacattatatttttcttatgatgcatcttggtatgaaagatcactcaatttgaatggccatcatcACATaacatgttatattttttaaaaaaaagagccGAAAAGAAGTACTAAATTGAGCCTGCATTTGCTTGAAAGGAGGAAAGAAAAACAGTTCAGCATATTACTGAAAATGGGAAGGACaacctcttttttttgtttaattcatGGGGCAACCTTGAATTGAGCATAATTTGTTAGTAATTTGAAATTTTCGCCAACACTTCGAAAAGGTTCCCTCATGTATATGGGCAGATGGGCCTAACAAACACACTAAAGCTGAGAAAGGCATGCAGCaaaaatctatttataatatataaattatgagtTACAAAATCATGTCACCACATTAAGCGAATAAATAactgtatttaaaaaataaaataataatgaataataaaatgtattatatttttttgttaaatttataataaaatatttgtatagaatgaagtatttatttttactcaTGTATATTGCAATAAAGTTTGAGACATAATAATAGtattaataatttaactatCAAACATGCATAtgccatataataataataataataataataataataataataataaaattacatttcattttaattataatcactCTTAGTTTGTACtaaataattgttgaaaaaaatctatttattatgcttatttaatttattgactattaattttcttatggcataaatattcattttctatTATGATACAAGACACATAAACTTCTTAGTTACATGTTTAGAAATTCCTAGTTTTCTCTTTTGGGACTGTTCCTTCCATCCCTTgtacatgttttcttttttgcttttctaTCAATGAATTTCAGGCTCGGTTTGGTTGTTTTGTGAGAACATAGTTGGAATATGATTCCATTTACCTGTCTTTTAAAAAGAAacacataaaattatatatatatatatatgatattagcaataaatatatatttataatttttaaacactATCACACTTGCATACTATTGatgattataaatgaaaaataaaaaaataattacaaattaatacctttagatttttttcattttatatttatattataaaaaatttaaaattataaatataataaataaataatacataataatcaattaataaatACATGAATTAAAACCTATTATTCTTATATCaatatctaataataaatatgcatttaaaactttactttctattaatgttacattaattaatactaTCCCCGGGTACTTATTGTAAGACACTTTAGATATAATCACATACCAATAAAAAGAGTTAAtgagatttattttattgatttttttaaaaaatgtaactaATTTTACTCTTATTAATAATCATTAACGTGTTCAAAGtaatatgataatattaaaatttaagagtATTTTgaatcattataaataaaaaaaacacaaatactTATAGTATTTAATAAGGACAGTTCTtgggagaaaaaataaatgttaaatagGAATGGTAAAAAAAACCATCAATTCTTTCTAAATAATgtcttataataaaaatgagaggagtataatttattaaataaataaaaaataagtacaaTAAATACATGAATTCAAATATTCTCTAATGTCACCATTAAAACCTATTATTTTCCTATATCTAATAATAATTATGCATTTAAAactcacttttttattaaatatcttaattttttattattctggTCTTTTGTTACTTTATTTCAGTCCTtataatattctatttttttattcatttttgttcTCGTAATATGTgaataatttttctattatttcttttttaaaataacaaaatattacggggacaaaaaaaaaatagatatattacagtaacttcaaaaaattacaagaatcaaaataataataaaaattacaaggaccgcttaaatttattttgtaaaacctaattttacaaggaaaaaataaaaaatattatattatagggacaaaaacatatcaaacctaatttaatatttttttaaatgaaggaaataaattAACCATGCATTTAATATCCAAAATATTTTGTTCacctttataaattttatatagtttttaatttataaataaaaaatttgatttcccTTTCCAATCCCTTCTAAAACTATACTCCAAACATACCCTAAATATTGCATTGTGTAAATAGCCCAGATATGCCAAAAATAACCCAGGTAGAAATACAACCAAAAGCTAATTAGACTTTACGGGGtgtgaatataaaattaaaaataagacaaaTTCAACTGAACCGGGTAAACTTGAAATGGACGCAACCACAAGTTccggaagaacaaaaataagattACATTTTGTGTGCTAATATGAATATTATTCCATGAAAAAACTAAATTGcttgaattgcaattgaaaatgaaaagaaattcaatcatttacacatatataatatttacagAGGAGGGAAATTACCcccaaaaataaattagaaaagggAGGAGATGAAGAAGATAATAAACCTACCCTACCCATTTTGCAACTAAAATATTCAAACTATAGGGAAATTCTGCATCTATTGCTCTCTTTGCATTTTCTGGTTAACTGCATTCTTGGATTGCAATTTGTCCAAATAAGCAAAGGTAAATACTGGTGCAGAGCCAAACTtcaaaaagaagacaaaacgTAATGGTGATTCTTCTACCAGTCCTCAAGCCATTCAGGCACATTAAGTTCTTTTACCTCCTGTAATGGGGAACCCAGATAACCAGTACTACAATCCTCAGAATGAACTTCCAAGTGCTGTGTTATACGAGAAATAATTTCCTGTGGAACGGGAAAGGTGTGGTTTCTAATCCCTTCCCATTCAACACCATTAAACCATGGGTGATTCTTGACAGAATCAGGACCTTGGCTACCAAGTCTAGTGTTTTCTTCCACTTCAAGTAGCTAAACCAATCAGTCAAATAAAACACAAATAGAATAAGTATGCATAGATGTCATTTTAAGCAATGCAAACTAAACAGAGTATCTTGAGAGAGTCTTAGTTCTTGCAATACCTTGGAGATGAGATCAACAGCTTCAGGGCTAAAAGTCTCGGGAAGATGTAGCTTCCTTTTTGCAATTTTGGCAACTGTATCAAGTTCATTTTCTCTCCATGATCCAAATGGCATCTCACCACgtaacataaaatatattaaaactccCAACGCCCACCTGCATAATCATCAATGATGACATTCACAAAATGCTATCGAGGAACATAAGTCAACCATAAATGCTTTACATGCTAGAGATTAAGAGTTTCTCCATTGTCAATGTATGCTAATACTGTTTGATCCAATTTGATGTAATGCAAGTCAGATGTAATTACAATCATATTGGTTGCAATTCcaaggaatttttaattttgcattCAGCAAATATAATGCTATTTTAGGTTATCTTTATATCTTGAGGAAATAAAGAAAGGAGTTTGCTACTGACAGGAGGAATTGTGAGGTTTAAGGAGAGAATCAACGTGTTTGGACAAGGTTTTATTTATACCAGTCAGCAGGGAAACCGTGGCCTTTTCCCAAAACAATCTCTGGAGCCAGTGAATCTGCCATCCCACAAATTGTGAATGTTCTCTCACCTGAAAGCTGTTTTCCAAATCTGAAGTCCACCAGCTGCAACCAGTTCAAGAATAATTGATCACATTATGCCataatatgaataatttttaatagataTCCTTTTATCAGGTAAATTTTaggaccaaaaaaatattaatagtgaCATAAGTCACATAAATATCAGTGTTATCAAATTGCTTCCATGGTGGAAATGGCATGAAGTAAATTGCTCAAAATGTGATAGCAAGTGCATGACATTGCAGCAGGTGATGGTGCTATGGCAGCGTGGCAGTATGATGGAGTTGTGATTCACATTGTGGATGACTCCCATTTCTAAAGGATATTTTAGAGTTTTTTAACTGTAAATTACCCACTTGACAATTAACAATGAGAATGATGACAACATCAGGAGGGAGCAGCCGAGCaagattatatttaaaatttatctgtCTCTACTTGATTTGTAGTCATTATTGCTACTTCTAGTTTCTAGTggcattaagaaaaaaaaaattgttatatttttttgacttatgTATTCATCTATATGTTTTGTGTGGTTTCTATTGCATTCAGATACAGATTGCAAAGGCAGGGGGGCATGTATGATCTGTAGGTATCCCTAGTTTACACTTACCTTGGAGGTCCATCTCAAAAACATGTCACTCAGTATATTTAACATGTACGATAATTGATTACTTACTACAAATGTTTTttacatgataattaagaagtggatttatttcatttttatgaaTATACTGTATGCTAGAGAGATTTTCTTCAACTTGAATGTTTGAAGACATATAACTAGGTTTATTTTGGGTCCCTCTCCCATTAAAATTCTGGCACTGCCTCTGATTGCATTTATATAACAGTCAGGGAATTGTGATAACTTTAATTTGATATGTTAGAAAACATTTGAATTATcttcataattatttatataaggtGTAAGATTTGTTTTAGGTATATTATGCATATGCATCCATCATTTGCCGCAATGCCATCTGCCATAACTCAATGGCGGATTCACCATTAATAATGCTAATAAACATGGATATGATATGATGAAAAGCAATAAAACAAAAGTTCCCAAACCTGTATATGTCCTGTCTGTTCCAACATCAAAACATCAGGTGACACACCTCTGTAGAGAACCCCATTCTGAAATCCAAGTATGAAATGCATAAAGTAAAAGAGCACCTTAGCCACTAGCcaaaaaaaggcataaaaacaagacaaaaaaattatttagatacAAGACCTTGTGCAAGTCTTCTAAGGCAGTAACAACAGAAGCCGCACAAAACTGCGCTGCTGATTCACTAAAAGGACTTGAAAGTATGGAAGACAAAGGGCAAGCAAGGCGAGTATTTAAAAGTATTCCAGCATACATAAGATCAGCACAAGTGCATAAAACCTGTGGTGTACAGGCTAAAGAGCCCATACCCATAATCAAATCTCTCTCTTTAAAGACTTGTGATTCCTTTCCTAGCTTTTTCACCTTTGGCTTAGAAAATCTCTTCAAAGTAAGCAAATTTTCTGCTACCAAAAAGTATTCATGCAGCAATGTTTGAttagcaaaaacaaaaatccaGCATACACTATTTCAGTATAGATTACAATTAAATGCTATTAATTGATGTAGGAAAAGACAACCAAGAtaccaaagaagaaaaataagtaattttttttaaaagaaaatattgatatttggCCACTAAAAGATTAGGTTTACATCCATTTAgtccttttaaatatttttaacacccactttcttcaaatttgattaattaaggGAAACTAATCCCCCAATGATTAGGTACTAGGTAGGTTTATATCAATTTACTCTACAAAAAGACTTGACTGAGTCAGATTTGGGAATTGAATTGATGGAACCATTGATTCATTCcatgtaaaaagtaaaaaattaaaggattaaatttatgtaaatcAATTATTCCCCGGATTAAACCATtcattagttatattttaagtgagaaattgaagaaaTATTTATCTACCTGAATCTCTAAAATTTGCAAGCCCTATTTCAGAGCAGTCAGTGGAATATAGTGTCTTTCTCCACTCCTACCAGAAAAAAAGGTCCATAAGCTAATTTGAGGATCTCGTGCCCAATGAATTGGAAAGCAACAGAAAACTCTTACCAAATCTGAGAGCTGGACCTTATCGAGGGATGAAAATTCATAATTTCTAGAATAATCCCTTGACCTGTGATTAAATTAATGGTGTCAATGATATGAAACTTGGTTCTTGAGTGCAGTATATAAGCAAATAAGCAGAAACCACAAAGTTGTTGTCTAACATATGAACATATTAAAACGTACTTGTGATCTTCCTGAGAAATCTTTTGTAAGGAGCCAATAACAGATTCAAATTTTTCCTTTGTTAGTAAAGCACATACAACATCACCCACAGCAACAGCACTCAAGGAACCAATATTTTCACCAAGAAGGGCCCATTCACCAAAATAGCTTCCCTCAGGCTTCTCTATTGACAGTTCTTTTCCGCTCTGTACATCATCCTCACTTTGGATGTCAGGCTTGAGGCTGTAGGCATTTGGACAAGACAATAAATCAGAATCCAAAGTGATTTTCACTCGTCCCTTTTGGATAATGTACAATGCAAGGACTTCATTCTGCAAAGACATACTGAAGATCATTAGGAAAGGAACAGAAAATAAATGGACAAAAGCAATCAAGCAATAGCTTACTTTGTCTATTATTGTCTGCCCATTTGAGAAGGAAACTTCAGAAAGGGAGTCAGAAATCTGACTGAGTTGTAAAATTGACAACCTTGAGAGGAGATCTACAGACCGAAGCAACTTCAATGATGACAAGTTAGAGAATTCTGACATTAAAATCCCTCGAAAATCTTCTCGTTTTAAAGACCAAAGAGTTCCTTTTGTAACAGCACATACAGAAGCCTGGAGGGGTTTATTGTACCTGTAATGCCATTTTGGGAAAAACCAATATGTTAAAAATCTGCAAGGCAAACAACAAATATTGTCATGGCAGctacaagaaaaaatataagacaTAAACATGACTTCAAATACAAAAACAACCATACTAAACCTTTACTGTTGTGTCAAGGCTCACCTTCATAAAAATGACTTCACATaattccaacaacaacaacaacaacaacaacaacaacaacaacaacaacaacgccttatcccactaggtggggtcggctacatggatcaacttccgccataatgtcctatcaagtaccatacttctatccaaatcattaagttcgagatccttcttgataacctctcttatagtctttttgggtcttcctctgcctcgaattgtttgccttctctccatctggtctactctcctcactacagagtctaccggtcttctctctacatgcccaaaccacctaagtctattttccaccatcttctctacaataggcgctactccaaccctctctctaatagctccgtttctaattttatcttgtcGAGTCTTCACCGCAACATATTAAGAGTTTAAAATTGGGTTgggaaatttataaaatatttcccATATTCTGGAATAATGCATTTATAGTTGCACTTTATATGCCTGTCCGGATAACAGTCCTCAACAAAATCAATACCTAACCTAGAGGAAACTTGAATTGCCTCACAGCCAGATATTTCTCATGCCAAACAGAACTACTTCAATTTAGTAGAAGAATGAAGGTAAAAAGTAAGATTGAGTGACTAACATTAGAGCAAGTTCTCCAAAGCATGAAAGTTTTTCAGCTGTGTAGTGCTGCAAAACCCTAGGTGCCTCCCCATCTTTTTCTTCCTGCCATTGAAATAAATGTTGAGCAAGAATTGTAACACGTCTCATTGACAATACAGAAACAAACCAAAATATCAGAAAAGAGTCAAAAGACCAGGTACAAGCAGCATTCATTATCTTGAAACATGATTTCAACTTGACTATACCAAAGGCAAAGCCAATTATAAGAGCTGAAGTGGTGGACTGGggtttaaaaataacaaaaagctGGTTTTCAAAAGAGGTCAAATCTTGGGAACCAACTTTATCACAAATGAAAAATTACTGGCTTGGAAAGTTGAGAAGAAATATTTATAGAAGTTTTTGAAGCCTGCAGATGCCACGACCCTTGCCTTTGCCTCTGACTAGGATAATTTTCAACATTTTCCTAAAAGAAGATCTGTGGAGCCATCACAAATTGATACTGCAATCAAATGACAAAGTTTATAAACCTGAGTCGCCGAGACCTCAAATTCTCCACTACCAACAACATAAAAACAATCACCTTCACCACCCTGCAAAGTATAACTATTGTCACAATTGtgcaataacaaatataaatgaAGCTAAAATAAAGAGAATTTTTTAACAAGATCCAAAGGCAATTTCCAACTTCATTTTCAGCCCCAGAAATCTACAAAAGTAGAAGAGTAATAGCAATCAAGAATTTTCGAGTTTCAACTAGAAAACTGACCTGTTTGACTATAATATCCCCAGGTTGGACTTCCACTCTTTGCATGCAATCCAATAAAACATGACACTGAGAATCAGTAAGTTTTCGGAAGAGAAAATGATCATGCAACGCCTGCTCTATGTGTGCCTGTGGCATATGAAGATGAAGCACCATCAAAGGCTCACAATTATTGAACTTGCCAATGGGAGAAACTAAATTTAAGACTTCATACTAGCATACCAGTGTGGCTAATGTTAATTCGAAAAGTGAATACCAGAGGAGTTAAATCAATTGTAAAAGTAAAAGATGAATCGGGGGTTTACTTCTTCTTCCCATGTCTTTCTATGGGCTGAGGATGGAGGAACCCAGGTTTGACCATTTTCTAGGGAATTTTCAAGTGCTCGGAGGCGTGCCCTTGACAATTCATGCCTTACGCGATGGTTTCTAGCGCTCCAGCCAAAGGTGGAAGGGGATTCTGAACCTGTCACCTCTACAACTTGAGGCACAGGGTTTCGCAAAACATCACCATAACTTGCTGACTGACCAACAGCAGACTAAATTGAAAGATTAGATAAGATACTAAAAACGAACAAGGGGAAATGGATGCGTGACGGTTTcttggaaaaaatataaatgaatagaagcaggaaaaaaaaggaaaagtaccATACTTCAGTTAGCCCATTTACATGCACAATGATGACTGTAATGTCATCTGTACGAGTTTCATACTGCAGCCAGAGCCGATAAGATTCTGCCACAATTGCAGCACAAGCATCACGAGGATCTTTAAATTTTGCAACCTGGAAATACAATggcaattaaaagaaaaaatatttgggTTAAATTGGATGATAAACCAAATCTAGGTTTCAAGttgctttaaattaaatttacaaaatctGGTTTTAAGACCAAATACACATAGTCATCATTTACATGTATCATTATCAGAAATCTATAAGGATTTGCTTCATGATTTAATTTAGACTTTTGAAAGATAGGTTGCAAGGTCAATGATGTGTCAACCTAGTCTGTACATAAGAAATTTCTGACAAGCTTCTATGAATGAAGACAAGCCCTAGTACATTCCACATCAACAGGAGGACAACTTGACAATAATAAAGCACCTCactggaaaaagaaaatatcattccccaaaaaaactgattttttaaCTTCCGTATTTATCCTACACGAAGGAGAAAGATTTACAAGATAAACATATGCTTACATGGCACTGAAATGAATTACCAAAAGcatcatgcaattaaataatttgggtctcaaaattaagtttcaattaatttttacacaTTTCAATTATTAGGCTTAATTATGGACAGGAATGTAGACACAAAATATTAACCAATTTGAGCATAACCCATGACTAGTTGATTATTCCACTAATAACAGAAGATTAAATTCAACAATTTTGAAAGTgaaactaataaattataatacttGTTGGGACATTGCAGTAGCATTGCACCCTCCTAAAAATCATTTCTCTAGTTAGAATCAACTTCAGGCACAAAATGGTGGGCTTGGTTTAAATTGGATAGTGTGTTTGCAATTCTACAAATGCTAATCT
It contains:
- the LOC100781992 gene encoding protein phosphatase 2C and cyclic nucleotide-binding/kinase domain-containing protein isoform X4; amino-acid sequence: MGCIYSRVCIGDNCRGSSINGDPIIARNDVAEVANFSPSSSDVEEGEIRDQLNQLSITRDSEAGIRRLARVSAQFLPPDGSRIVKIPSGNFELRYSFLSQRGYYPDALDKANQDSFCIHTPFGTSPNDHFFGVFDGHGEFGAQCSQFVKRKLCENLLRNSKFRADPVEACHAAFLATNSQLHNDVVLDDSMSGTTAITVLVRGRTIYVANSGDSRAVIAERRGKEEEVVAVDLSIDQTPFRSDELERVKMCGARVLTLDQIEGLKNPDVQCWGTEEGDDGDPPRLWVPNGMYPGTAFTRSIGDSIAETIGVVANPEIVVFELTQDHPFFVLASDGVFEFLSSQTVVEMVAKFKDPRDACAAIVAESYRLWLQYETRTDDITVIIVHVNGLTESASYGDVLRNPVPQVVEVTGSESPSTFGWSARNHRVRHELSRARLRALENSLENGQTWVPPSSAHRKTWEEEAHIEQALHDHFLFRKLTDSQCHVLLDCMQRVEVQPGDIIVKQGGEGDCFYVVGSGEFEVSATQEEKDGEAPRVLQHYTAEKLSCFGELALMYNKPLQASVCAVTKGTLWSLKREDFRGILMSEFSNLSSLKLLRSVDLLSRLSILQLSQISDSLSEVSFSNGQTIIDKNEVLALYIIQKGRVKITLDSDLLSCPNAYSLKPDIQSEDDVQSGKELSIEKPEGSYFGEWALLGENIGSLSAVAVGDVVCALLTKEKFESVIGSLQKISQEDHKSRDYSRNYEFSSLDKVQLSDLEWRKTLYSTDCSEIGLANFRDSENLLTLKRFSKPKVKKLGKESQVFKERDLIMGMGSLACTPQVLCTCADLMYAGILLNTRLACPLSSILSSPFSESAAQFCAASVVTALEDLHKNGVLYRGVSPDVLMLEQTGHIQLVDFRFGKQLSGERTFTICGMADSLAPEIVLGKGHGFPADWWALGVLIYFMLRGEMPFGSWRENELDTVAKIAKRKLHLPETFSPEAVDLISKLLEVEENTRLGSQGPDSVKNHPWFNGVEWEGIRNHTFPVPQEIISRITQHLEVHSEDCSTGYLGSPLQEVKELNVPEWLEDW